A region of Flavobacterium indicum GPTSA100-9 = DSM 17447 DNA encodes the following proteins:
- the pth gene encoding aminoacyl-tRNA hydrolase yields MKKFLVVGLGNIGSEYVNTRHNIGFKILDYFANKESISFQTAKLGDIAEFKVKGRTILFLKPNTYMNLSGKAVKFWMDKENIEKENILIITDDLNLPFGSIRLKGKGSDGGHNGLKNIQLLLNTTEYPRFRFGISDAFKKGQQVDYVLGEWDDDEKEKLKERLELSSEIIKSFVLAGLNNTMNAFNGK; encoded by the coding sequence ATGAAGAAATTTTTAGTAGTAGGCTTAGGTAATATAGGTTCTGAGTATGTAAATACACGACATAATATTGGGTTCAAAATTTTAGATTATTTTGCAAATAAAGAATCTATTTCATTTCAAACAGCAAAACTTGGTGATATTGCCGAATTTAAAGTAAAAGGTAGAACTATACTATTTTTAAAACCAAATACTTACATGAATTTAAGTGGTAAAGCAGTAAAGTTTTGGATGGATAAAGAGAATATTGAAAAAGAGAACATATTAATTATTACCGATGATTTAAATTTGCCTTTTGGTAGTATTCGTTTAAAAGGAAAAGGATCTGACGGCGGACATAATGGACTTAAAAACATTCAACTTCTTTTGAATACTACAGAATACCCGAGATTTCGATTTGGTATAAGCGATGCCTTTAAAAAAGGACAACAAGTAGATTATGTTTTAGGTGAATGGGACGATGATGAAAAAGAAAAATTAAAAGAGCGATTAGAATTGTCTTCAGAAATTATTAAATCTTTTGTATTAGCCGGATTAAATAATACTATGAATGCATTCAATGGTAAATAA